Proteins found in one Emys orbicularis isolate rEmyOrb1 chromosome 23, rEmyOrb1.hap1, whole genome shotgun sequence genomic segment:
- the PIGV gene encoding GPI mannosyltransferase 2: protein MKLMNRRDPYVREVIRFAVCCRALTLVLQALFNFLIPDHAADAFSPPRLSEPSLCDWLSEWLLGGLSHWDAEHFLFIAEHGYLYEHNFAFFPVYPLSVRAVAKVILWPLQGLLCLRSRLLLSAVLLNALLSVLAAAVLYELGCVVLRCRRMAFLSAVLFCLTPANVFMTAAYSESMFAFLVFSAMLQLEKGQSWTSGLLFSLAAGVRSNGVINTGFLIYSQSKDLALQLQAGAGTVMKLPQVWRRLLRFAASVVLMSAGVFFPFALFQSYAYLRFCNPDASSEHAVPRPLLQLAVDKGYRLAAMSGMKPAWCSQGLPVVYSYIQDVYWNVGFLRYFELKQVPNFLLAAPVTVLGSWATWFYLTANPQYCLMLGLVRRKKEGRKGEDSDKPVDGFRCTSVFVYVVHAMALLAFGILCMHVQVVTRFLGSSTPVLYWFSAHLLQDYEPLLWKEGAAIQTAASLSKKPSVGSSFPGSFRKGISENPIMRLLLNWRTSSPLTKCILGYFLSYWLLGLILHCNFLPWT from the exons ATGAAGCTGATGAATAGAAGAGACCCCTATGTTCGAGAGGTCATCCGGTTTGCAGTGTGTTGCAGAGCCCTGACACTTGTGCTCCAG gCCCTGTTTAACTTCTTGATCCCGGATCATGCAGCAgatgccttctctcctccccgccTGTCAGAACCCAGCCTCTGTGACTGGTTGTCGGAATGGCTGTTGGGGGGCTTGTCGCACTGGGATGCAGAGCACTTCCTGTTCATAGCTGAGCATGGCTACCTGTATGAGCACAACTTCGCCTTCTTCCCAGTGTACCCCCTCAGTGTGCGAGCCGTGGCAAAGGTCATCCTGTGGCCTCTGCAAGGGCTACTGTGTTTACGGAGCCGCCTGCTCTTGTCAGCGGTGCTTTTGAATGCTCTCCTCTCAGTCCTGGCAGCTGCTGTCCTCTATGAGCTGGGGTGCGTGGTGCTGCGGTGTCGCAGGATGGCCTTCCTCTCTGCTGTCCTCTTCTGCCTCACCCCCGCCAATGTGTTCATGACAGCCGCTTACTCAGAAAGCATGTTTGCTTTCCTGGTGTTCAGTGCCATGCTGCAGCTGGAGAAAGGGCAGAGCTGGACCAGCGGACTGCTCTTCTCCCTTGCTGCTGGTGTGCGCTCCAACGGGGTGATCAACACCGGCTTCCTCATCTATTCCCAGAGTAAAGACCTTGCCCTCCAACTCCAGGCAGGTGCTGGGACTGTAATGAAGCTGCCTCAGGTCTGGAGACGACTCCTCCGCTTTGCAGCTTCAGTGGTTCTGATGTCTGCTGGGGTCTTTTTCCCTTTTGCTTTGTTTCAGTCCTATGCCTACTTGAGATTCTGCAATCCTGACGCCAGCTCTGAACATGCTGTTCCCAGGCCGCTATTGCAGCTGGCTGTGGATAAAGGGTATCGTCTAGCGGCCATGAGTGGGATGAAACCTGCGTGGTGCTCCCAGGGGCTCCCTGTGGTCTATTCTTACATTCAAGATGTTTACTGGAATGTGGGCTTTCTAAGGTACTTTGAGCTTAAACAGGTACCCAACTTCCTGCTTGCTGCGCCGGTTACTGTGCTGGGCTCTTGGGCCACCTGGTTCTACCTCACTGCAAATCCCCAGTACTGCTTAATGCTTGGCCTAGTGAGAaggaagaaggaaggaaggaaaggagagGACTCTGATAAGCCAGTGGATGGATTTCGCTGCACCAGTGTCTTCGTTTACGTGGTCCATGCCATGGCTCTTCTGGCCTTCGGAATCCTCTGCATGCATGTGCAG GTTGTAACCAGGTTCCTAGGCTCGTCTACACCAGTCTTGTACTGGTTCTCTGCTCATCTGCTCCAGGACTATGAACCTTTGCTGTGGAAAGAAGGAGCTGCTATCCAGACTGCAGCATCCCTCTCCAAGAAGCCCAGTGTAGGCAGCTCTTTTCCTGGATCGTTCAGAAAAGGGATTTCTGAAAACCCCATCATGAGATTACTGCTGAACTGGAGAACAAGTTCCCCTCTCACCAAATGCATTCTGGGATACTTCCTGTCCTACTGGCTGCTGGGGCTGATCCTACACTGCAACTTCCTGCCTTGGACATAG